A window from Bacteroidota bacterium encodes these proteins:
- a CDS encoding zinc-binding dehydrogenase — MATTYQALVLQPDYSLAFEHRSLQDPPEGYALVRMQAAALNHRDVYITQGKYAAIQPGCALGSDGCGTVAAVGSQEDKNWLDAEVIINPNINWGPSGRHQDMKQYRILGMPTDGTLAEYLVVPVDRLSSRPAHLRPEQAAALPLGGMTAYRALFSRGALKDGQHVLISGVGGGVAQFALQFAVAAGARAWVTSGKPENIIRALELGAEGGASYKEPAWDQKLREQADGFHLAIDSAGGDQINTLLNLLNPGGRYVFYGATNGVPTRLDLHKIFWKQLNILGSTMASDDEFQSMLHFVQQHRIQPVVDQVFPFAEARAAFQYLDTGHTMGKVVIRF; from the coding sequence ATGGCAACTACCTACCAGGCCCTGGTTTTGCAGCCCGACTATTCACTAGCCTTTGAGCACCGCAGCCTGCAGGACCCCCCGGAGGGCTATGCCCTCGTACGGATGCAGGCCGCCGCCCTCAACCACCGCGACGTATACATTACCCAGGGTAAGTACGCGGCCATACAGCCAGGCTGCGCCCTGGGTTCGGATGGCTGCGGCACCGTGGCTGCCGTGGGCAGCCAGGAAGACAAGAACTGGCTGGATGCGGAGGTGATCATCAACCCCAACATAAACTGGGGCCCCAGCGGACGACACCAGGATATGAAGCAGTACCGCATACTGGGTATGCCCACTGATGGCACCCTGGCCGAGTACCTGGTGGTGCCTGTAGACCGCCTGAGCAGCCGCCCTGCCCACCTGAGGCCTGAGCAGGCAGCCGCCCTGCCACTGGGGGGTATGACAGCCTATCGCGCCCTGTTTAGCCGTGGGGCACTGAAGGACGGACAGCATGTGCTGATCAGCGGGGTGGGGGGCGGCGTAGCACAGTTTGCCCTACAGTTTGCGGTAGCGGCAGGCGCACGCGCGTGGGTTACCAGTGGCAAACCCGAGAATATTATCCGTGCCCTGGAACTGGGTGCCGAGGGAGGCGCCAGCTATAAGGAACCCGCCTGGGACCAGAAGCTGAGGGAGCAGGCCGACGGCTTCCACCTCGCCATAGACTCTGCCGGCGGAGACCAGATCAACACCCTGCTGAATCTGCTGAATCCCGGGGGCCGCTACGTGTTTTATGGCGCTACCAATGGCGTGCCTACCAGGCTGGATCTTCATAAAATCTTCTGGAAGCAGCTGAATATCCTGGGCTCCACCATGGCCAGCGACGATGAATTTCAGAGCATGCTCCACTTTGTGCAGCAGCACCGCATACAGCCCGTTGTCGATCAGGTTTTTCCGTTTGCCGAGGCCAGAGCGGCCTTTCAATACCTGGATACAGGCCACACTATGGGCAAGGTGGTGATCCGCTTCTAG